CCTCTACCGCTACTTCCCCAGCCGCGACGACCTCCTCACCGCGCTCATCATCGACGCCTACGACTCCCTCGGCGCCGCCGCGGAGAAGGCGCACGCCCAGGTCGCGCCCGCCGAAACGGTGCGGCGCTGGACGGTCGTGTGCGAGGCCGTGCGGTCCTGGGCGCTCGCGCATCCGCATGAGTACGCCCTCATCTACGGCTCGCCCGTCCCCGGCTACAGCGCGCCCGCCTCCACGGTCGAAGCCGCCGCGCGCGTCGGGCAGTTGCTCATCGGGATCGTGCGTGACGCCCATCAGGGGCGTGGCGTCGCCGTACGGCCGCTGCCGGGCGGGCTGCGTACCGAGGCCGAGCGGATCGCCGCCGACCTCGCGCCCGATCTGCCGCCGGCGGTGATCACCGCGATGGTCGCGGCGTGGGCCCAGCTCTTCGGGCTCGTGGGCTTCGAGGTCTTCGGGCAGTTCAACCGCGTCGTCGAGGACCGTGCGGGGTTCTTCTCGTACGCGGTCACTCAACTCGCCCACGGGGTAGGGTTGCTGGAGCAGAAGTAAGCCTTCGCGCAGCTCGCGCGCGCCCGGGTGGCCCGCGCCCGCTCGGAGCGTAGGGCGCGCGGCCCTGTGGCCTGGCCGCCGAGGACACCCACCCCGTCGGGGTACTCCAGCGGGAGTACGCGTGATCGCCACGCACGGCGGACGCCCGCCGCCGACCGCGCGGTCTAGCGTTGCCGTCATGGATGAGCAGCGCGAACGCAGGCGTGGCGGTCCGCCCCTGCCCTGGGGCGGACCGTCGGCGTGGCGGCAGGGGCCGCCCTGGTGGAACCAGCGCCACGAGACGGGGGACGTCACCAGGCTGCCGTGGCTGACGACGCTCGCGATCACCGTGTTCGTGCAGATCGGTTCGAAGTACGCCGCCGAGGGTCAGCTCGACCGGGAGCCGCTCGATGTCCATGCCCGGCTTCTGCTGCTCGCGGGCACGGCCTCGCTGCTGCTGCGCCACCGGTATCCGGTCCCGGTCGCCTACTTCACCGCGGGGACCGCGCTGGTCTACCTCGGAGCCGGGTACGCGTACGGCCCGGTCCTGCTCACCGTCGCCGTAGGCTGCTTCGCCGCGGTCGTCGCCGGGCACCGCCGCGCCGCGTGGGGCGCCGTCGCGATGCTGTGGGCGGGGCATCTGCTGGTCGCGCACTGGCTCTACCGGTGGTTGCCGCCGGACGGCGACGGCGCCCGGACCTGGGGCCAGGAAACCGTCGTCGCCGTCTGGGTCGTCGCCATCATCGCCGTGTCCGAGCTGGCCCGCGTACGACGTGAGCAGTGGATGAAGGAGCGTGCGGAGCGCGCGCGGGCGGCAGAGCGACGGGCCGACGAGGAGCGGCTGCGCATGGCCCGCGAGCTGCACGACGTCCTCGCGCACAGCATCTCCGTGATCAACGTCCAGGCGGGCGTCGGCCTCGCGCTGCTCGACTCCGACCCCGAGCAGGCCCGCACCGCCCTGACCACCATCAAGGCCGCGAGCAAGGAGGCCCTGGGGGAGGTCCGGCAGGTCCTCGACACGCTGCGTACGCCCGGCGACGCGCCGCGCGCCCCGGCCCCCGGGCTCGACCGGCTGCCCGAGCTCGTGGAGCAGGCGGCCAGTACGGGACTCACCGTCGAGGTCGACACGCGGGGGTCCCGCGTGAAGCTGGCGCCCGGCGTCGACCTCGCCGCCTTCCGCATCGTCCAGGAGGCCCTCACGAACGTCGTACGCCACTCCGGATCGCGGCACGCGCGCGTGCTGGTGCGGTACGAGGCCGCGGCGCTCACCCTGCGGGTGGACGACGACGGCCCCGCGACCGGCGCGGACGCGGGCGGCAGCGGCAACGGTCTCGCCGGGATGCGGGAGCGCGCAGCCGCCCTGAATGGCACGATCGAGGCGGGCTCGCGCCCGGACGGGGGCTTCCGCGTCACCGCCGTACTGCCCACCCGCACGGCACCCCAGGAGGACCAGTGATCCGCGTACTGCTCGCCGACGACCAGTCGCTGGTCAGAGCCGGCTTCAAGGCGCTGCTCGACGCCCAGCGGGACATCGAGGTCGCGGGCGAGGCGGCGGACGGCGAGGAGGCGGTGCGCAAGGTGCGCGAACTGCGCCCCGACGTCGTCCTGATGGACATCCGCATGCCGGTGCTCGACGGGCTCGCCGCCACCCGGAAGCTCACCGGCGAACCGGACCTGAACGACGTCAAGGTGGTCATGCTGACCACCTTCGAGCTGGATGAGTACGTCTTCGAGGCGATCCGTTCCGGGGCTTCGGGCTTCCTCGTCAAGGACACCGAGCCCGAAGAATTGCTGCGCGCCGTCCGCGCGGTGGTCGACGGCGACGCGCTGCTCTCGCCCGGCGTGACGCGCCGCCTCATCGCCGAGTTCGCGGCCCGCTCGAAGGAGCCCGCGAGCGCGGCGCCGCTGGGCGAACTCACCGAGCGGG
This Streptomyces sp. NBC_01283 DNA region includes the following protein-coding sequences:
- a CDS encoding TetR/AcrR family transcriptional regulator, whose translation is MSSATSGARARARVEVTAAIKDEARRQLAADGAAKLSLRAVARELGMVSSALYRYFPSRDDLLTALIIDAYDSLGAAAEKAHAQVAPAETVRRWTVVCEAVRSWALAHPHEYALIYGSPVPGYSAPASTVEAAARVGQLLIGIVRDAHQGRGVAVRPLPGGLRTEAERIAADLAPDLPPAVITAMVAAWAQLFGLVGFEVFGQFNRVVEDRAGFFSYAVTQLAHGVGLLEQK
- a CDS encoding sensor histidine kinase, which gives rise to MDEQRERRRGGPPLPWGGPSAWRQGPPWWNQRHETGDVTRLPWLTTLAITVFVQIGSKYAAEGQLDREPLDVHARLLLLAGTASLLLRHRYPVPVAYFTAGTALVYLGAGYAYGPVLLTVAVGCFAAVVAGHRRAAWGAVAMLWAGHLLVAHWLYRWLPPDGDGARTWGQETVVAVWVVAIIAVSELARVRREQWMKERAERARAAERRADEERLRMARELHDVLAHSISVINVQAGVGLALLDSDPEQARTALTTIKAASKEALGEVRQVLDTLRTPGDAPRAPAPGLDRLPELVEQAASTGLTVEVDTRGSRVKLAPGVDLAAFRIVQEALTNVVRHSGSRHARVLVRYEAAALTLRVDDDGPATGADAGGSGNGLAGMRERAAALNGTIEAGSRPDGGFRVTAVLPTRTAPQEDQ
- a CDS encoding response regulator — translated: MIRVLLADDQSLVRAGFKALLDAQRDIEVAGEAADGEEAVRKVRELRPDVVLMDIRMPVLDGLAATRKLTGEPDLNDVKVVMLTTFELDEYVFEAIRSGASGFLVKDTEPEELLRAVRAVVDGDALLSPGVTRRLIAEFAARSKEPASAAPLGELTEREREVMALVGIGLSNEEIARRLVVSPLTAKTHVSRTMVKLGARDRAQLVVLAYESGLVRPGWLG